A single window of Methylobacterium nodulans ORS 2060 DNA harbors:
- a CDS encoding LysR family transcriptional regulator: MMHHGDLLVDLPAFVAAVEAGSFASAAAKLNLSRSAVGKAVTRLEGRLGTRLFHRTTRSLALTEDGQAFFESCRRALGDLQAARAMLESGRRDVAGRLRVSVPVLFGRRCIAPVLVQLVEAHPRLELDLNFNDRLVDVVEDGFDLVVRNGPLRDWPGLMARRIARQHMRVCASPAYLAAHGIPHALTDLARHRAVLYGRPGRVRSWLFPQPGAAPAEVTPPSRMRFDDLGAILDAAVDGLGLAWLPCWLIGADVRAGRLATVLDHLPSHVFDSHALWPQTSHLPVRVRLAIDALAASLPQATTLPSDCRV, encoded by the coding sequence ATGATGCATCACGGTGACCTGCTGGTGGATCTGCCCGCCTTCGTCGCGGCCGTGGAGGCGGGGAGCTTCGCCAGCGCGGCGGCGAAGCTGAACCTGTCGCGCTCGGCGGTCGGCAAGGCGGTCACGCGGCTCGAAGGGCGGCTCGGCACCCGGCTCTTCCATCGCACGACCCGGTCGCTCGCCCTCACCGAGGATGGCCAGGCGTTCTTCGAGTCCTGCCGGCGCGCCCTGGGCGATCTGCAGGCGGCCCGGGCGATGCTGGAGTCGGGCCGCCGGGACGTGGCCGGGCGCCTGCGCGTCTCGGTCCCCGTCCTGTTCGGGCGTCGCTGCATCGCGCCGGTGCTGGTCCAGCTCGTGGAGGCTCATCCGCGGCTCGAGCTCGATCTCAACTTCAACGACCGGCTGGTGGACGTCGTGGAGGACGGGTTCGACCTCGTTGTCCGCAACGGCCCCCTGAGGGACTGGCCCGGGCTCATGGCGCGCCGCATCGCGCGCCAGCACATGCGGGTCTGCGCCTCGCCGGCCTATCTCGCAGCTCACGGCATTCCCCACGCGCTGACCGACCTCGCCCGCCATCGGGCCGTTCTCTACGGCCGTCCCGGACGGGTCCGCTCCTGGCTCTTTCCTCAGCCGGGTGCCGCACCGGCCGAGGTCACACCGCCGAGCCGGATGCGGTTCGACGATCTCGGTGCGATCCTCGACGCAGCGGTGGACGGGCTCGGTCTCGCGTGGCTGCCCTGCTGGCTGATCGGAGCCGATGTCAGGGCGGGCCGGCTCGCAACGGTCCTCGACCACCTGCCGTCACACGTCTTCGACAGCCATGCCCTCTGGCCGCAGACCTCCCATCTGCCGGTGCGGGTCCGGCTTGCCATTGATGCGCTCGCAGCCAGCCTGCCCCAGGCAACGACGCTGCCGTCGGATTGCCGGGTCTAG
- a CDS encoding IS630-like element ISMno11 family transposase (programmed frameshift) has protein sequence MPSALSVDLRQRVVSAVAEGASCHQAAARFGVSVASVSRWSRQQEGQGDVTPKPMGGDQRSQRIEAHAELILQTYQAHPQSFLHELCETLQEQGVPVSRSSLSRFFARHRITRKKRATYAAEQEREDVKAAREAWFAGQLELDPERLVFLDETAATTSMVRRYGWAPRGERCRLAAPAGHWKTTTVIAGLRTSGPDAIALLDGPVTGERFRAYVTDTLVPTLRPGDTVILDNLGAHKVAGVREAIAATGARLLYLPPYSPEFNPIEQAFAKLKALLRRAAARSVSELWAAIHQAFKCFSPAECRNYFTAAGYEDDAYAST, from the exons ATGCCCTCAGCTTTGTCTGTCGACCTGCGCCAGCGCGTCGTCTCGGCCGTTGCAGAAGGCGCCTCCTGCCATCAGGCCGCCGCGCGCTTCGGGGTCAGCGTGGCCAGCGTCAGCCGCTGGTCCAGGCAGCAGGAGGGCCAGGGAGATGTCACGCCCAAGCCCATGGGCGGCGACCAGCGCTCGCAGCGCATCGAGGCTCATGCCGAGCTCATCCTGCAGACCTACCAAGCCCACCCGCAGAGCTTCCTGCATGAGCTCTGCGAGACGCTCCAGGAGCAAGGCGTTCCGGTCAGCCGCAGTAGCCTGTCGCGCTTCTTCGCCCGGCACCGCATCACGCGGA AAAAAAGGGCGACGTACGCAGCTGAGCAGGAGCGGGAGGATGTAAAGGCGGCTCGTGAGGCGTGGTTTGCCGGCCAGCTTGAGCTGGATCCGGAGCGACTGGTGTTCCTGGATGAGACCGCCGCCACCACCAGCATGGTCCGCCGCTACGGCTGGGCCCCGCGCGGCGAGCGTTGCCGCCTCGCGGCACCCGCAGGGCACTGGAAAACCACCACTGTGATTGCCGGGCTGCGCACGAGCGGGCCTGACGCGATCGCTCTGCTGGACGGCCCTGTGACGGGCGAACGCTTCCGCGCCTACGTGACCGACACCCTGGTCCCCACCCTGAGACCCGGCGACACCGTGATCCTGGACAATCTGGGCGCTCACAAGGTGGCCGGCGTGCGCGAGGCGATCGCGGCAACCGGGGCCCGGCTGCTTTATCTTCCTCCGTACTCACCTGAGTTCAACCCGATTGAGCAGGCCTTCGCCAAGCTGAAAGCGCTGTTGCGCAGGGCGGCGGCCCGCAGTGTCAGTGAACTCTGGGCGGCGATCCACCAAGCCTTCAAATGCTTCTCGCCGGCTGAGTGCCGCAACTACTTCACAGCTGCTGGATACGAGGATGATGCTTACGCTTCAACCTGA
- a CDS encoding ParA family protein has translation MHVILIAAQKGGAGKSTLAVHLSALADRDGKTLLVDTDPQGSLSMWHGRRTAETPCLTRASAQAVPEVLSTARREGVAWAVIDSPPHNTSLISTLMSRATLTLIPVRPGPFDLDAVGATLAMARSLKAPMACIINAAPPTTRGERQTSAVAETRAVLASMGAPVLPGQVSQRASLSHALITGQSVDEYDPHGRATAEIAAMWSTVSELARSLPRHA, from the coding sequence GTGCATGTGATCCTGATCGCAGCTCAGAAGGGCGGGGCTGGCAAGAGCACACTCGCCGTGCACTTGAGCGCCCTCGCTGATCGTGACGGCAAGACGCTCCTCGTCGATACCGACCCGCAGGGTTCGCTGTCCATGTGGCACGGACGGCGCACAGCCGAAACACCCTGCCTCACCCGTGCCAGTGCTCAGGCTGTGCCGGAGGTTCTCAGCACGGCCCGGCGAGAGGGCGTCGCCTGGGCTGTGATTGACAGCCCGCCTCACAATACCTCCCTGATCTCGACTCTCATGAGCCGAGCAACTCTGACCCTGATCCCCGTGCGGCCCGGCCCATTCGATCTTGATGCGGTAGGCGCGACACTCGCGATGGCCCGCAGCCTCAAGGCACCCATGGCCTGCATCATCAACGCCGCTCCACCAACCACGCGCGGCGAGCGGCAGACGAGCGCCGTCGCGGAAACCCGGGCCGTCCTGGCCAGCATGGGGGCGCCTGTTCTGCCTGGACAGGTGTCCCAGCGTGCAAGCCTGTCGCACGCCCTCATCACCGGCCAGTCCGTCGACGAGTACGACCCGCATGGGCGCGCAACAGCGGAGATTGCTGCGATGTGGTCAACGGTGTCTGAACTCGCCCGCTCTCTTCCCCGTCATGCTTGA